The following proteins are encoded in a genomic region of Rhizobium sp. CCGE531:
- a CDS encoding inorganic phosphate transporter codes for MSDRPSTPIKRTLDKDLDKFTYVEDATHHVARRLVAPGIGLIFLGLAMVFAGIYVLDQPRATLIFAAVGLAGYMAMNIGAKDVANNVGAAVGARAITMTQALVMAAIFEILGATIAGGPVINTISAHIVDTNRIISIGKLAWLMMAALLAAALWINFATWLKAPVSTTHTIVGAVVGAGAAAVGPELVNWNLLAAISAGWVVTPFLGGAIAAGILFFIETFIVYRDDKIAAARYWIPILIGLMAGSFSAYLIVQLEPRNAIPNLLNLAIGIIVGMIAWLSARPLVAAQSVGLENKNGSLRKLFRLPLICSAALMSFAHGANDVANAIGPLSAIVRDIGLGGSLGVVAETTTQKAPFWVVMIGGCGISVGVLLYGPRLIRLLGEQITKLNPMRAYCVAVSAALTVIVAAWFGFPVSSTHITVGAVFGVGFFREWSTVRSKRRFDYMRKKAEAAGIPWLEPEITDERNPDEVHRRRLVRRSHLMTIIAAWAITVPVAALLAAVVYWVMVALFI; via the coding sequence ATGTCCGACCGACCGTCCACGCCAATAAAAAGGACCCTCGACAAGGACCTCGACAAATTCACCTATGTCGAGGACGCGACCCATCACGTCGCGAGGCGCCTTGTGGCGCCGGGTATCGGCTTGATCTTTCTCGGGCTCGCCATGGTCTTCGCCGGCATTTACGTGCTCGACCAGCCGCGCGCGACGCTGATCTTTGCCGCCGTCGGCCTTGCCGGCTACATGGCCATGAACATCGGCGCGAAGGACGTCGCCAACAATGTCGGCGCGGCGGTCGGCGCGCGCGCGATCACAATGACGCAGGCGCTCGTCATGGCGGCCATTTTCGAAATCCTCGGCGCGACGATTGCCGGCGGTCCGGTCATCAACACGATCTCCGCGCATATCGTCGACACCAATCGCATCATCAGCATCGGCAAGCTCGCCTGGCTGATGATGGCGGCGCTGCTTGCCGCGGCACTCTGGATCAACTTCGCAACCTGGCTGAAAGCGCCCGTTTCGACCACGCATACGATCGTCGGCGCCGTCGTCGGCGCGGGAGCCGCAGCCGTCGGTCCGGAACTGGTAAACTGGAACCTTCTCGCGGCAATCTCCGCCGGCTGGGTCGTGACGCCTTTCCTTGGCGGCGCCATCGCGGCCGGCATCCTGTTCTTCATCGAGACCTTCATCGTCTATCGCGACGACAAGATCGCCGCCGCCAGATACTGGATCCCCATTCTGATCGGCTTGATGGCCGGCTCGTTTTCGGCCTATCTCATCGTCCAGCTCGAGCCCAGGAATGCCATTCCGAACCTGCTGAATCTTGCGATCGGCATTATCGTCGGCATGATCGCCTGGCTGTCCGCGCGGCCGCTGGTGGCGGCGCAATCCGTCGGGCTCGAAAACAAGAACGGCTCGCTGCGCAAGCTTTTCCGCCTGCCGCTGATCTGCTCGGCGGCGCTGATGTCCTTTGCGCATGGCGCCAACGATGTCGCCAATGCCATCGGACCGCTGTCGGCGATCGTGCGCGATATCGGGCTTGGCGGCTCGCTCGGCGTGGTGGCCGAAACGACCACGCAGAAGGCGCCCTTCTGGGTCGTCATGATCGGCGGCTGCGGCATTTCCGTCGGCGTGCTGCTTTACGGCCCGCGACTCATTCGCCTGCTCGGCGAACAGATCACCAAGCTCAATCCGATGCGGGCCTATTGCGTTGCCGTATCCGCGGCGCTCACCGTCATCGTCGCGGCCTGGTTCGGTTTCCCGGTGAGCTCGACCCACATTACCGTCGGCGCGGTTTTCGGCGTCGGCTTCTTTCGCGAGTGGTCTACCGTCCGCTCCAAGCGGCGATTTGACTATATGCGCAAAAAGGCCGAAGCAGCAGGCATTCCCTGGCTCGAGCCGGAAATCACGGATGAGCGCAATCCCGACGAGGTTCATCGCCGGCGCCTGGTGCGCCGCTCCCATCTCATGACCATCATCGCCGCCTGGGCGATCACCGTGCCGGTCGCGGCCCTGCTTGCCGCCGTCGTATATTGGGTTATGGTCGCGCTCTTCATTTAG
- a CDS encoding NUDIX hydrolase codes for MAFLNRIANDVQLMFRRPPRQQYAALCYRLKKKTGDLEVLLLTSRDTGRWVIPKGWPMPGKLSHEVAALEAYEEAGVRGTVETEPLGSFGYDKMLKDGIQVPCRVQVYALEVSERAKQFKEKGERSLEWVSFEVAAERVREPELRDLIVAFAQRMTTAPAAIQAK; via the coding sequence TTGGCCTTTCTCAACCGTATAGCTAATGATGTGCAACTTATGTTTCGGCGCCCGCCGCGACAGCAATATGCCGCGCTCTGCTATCGATTGAAGAAGAAAACGGGTGATCTCGAAGTGTTGCTGCTGACCAGCCGCGATACCGGCCGCTGGGTCATTCCCAAGGGCTGGCCGATGCCGGGCAAGCTTTCCCATGAGGTCGCCGCCCTCGAAGCCTATGAAGAGGCCGGCGTGCGCGGCACGGTGGAGACGGAGCCGCTCGGCTCGTTCGGCTACGACAAGATGCTGAAGGATGGCATTCAGGTACCGTGCCGCGTGCAGGTCTATGCGCTCGAAGTCAGCGAGCGTGCCAAGCAGTTCAAGGAAAAGGGCGAGCGTTCACTGGAGTGGGTCTCCTTCGAAGTGGCGGCCGAACGCGTTCGCGAACCGGAGCTGCGCGATCTTATTGTCGCTTTCGCGCAGCGGATGACGACGGCTCCTGCCGCAATCCAGGCGAAATAA
- a CDS encoding DUF937 domain-containing protein: protein MLPLFDMMMQAQNGAATEAMAKQFNLAQEQATKAMAALMPAFSSGFKRSATDPYNFMGVMQDISSGNYAKYFEDMTKAFTPEGIADGNAVLGRLFGSKEVSRAVAAQAAQMTGIGQEIYKRMLPAMADTLMGGLFKETSGQFPQMANPFLNTDMGEMMQGWLRSIGFAPKQQPTPQASIFDNPFTQAMELMFGADSVKRGKPAQTNPFLDNPFARAFQDMMKNFPMPAEPPKEEPKAKPAAGVDMAAYTEMFNAMFDSGLEVQKSYQKNMEAIFDSYLKTQDKPAPKQE, encoded by the coding sequence ATGCTGCCACTCTTCGACATGATGATGCAGGCACAGAACGGCGCCGCCACGGAAGCCATGGCCAAGCAGTTCAACCTAGCGCAGGAGCAGGCGACCAAGGCGATGGCCGCGCTGATGCCGGCCTTTTCCTCCGGCTTCAAGCGCAGCGCGACCGATCCCTATAATTTCATGGGCGTGATGCAGGACATCAGCTCGGGCAATTATGCCAAATATTTCGAGGACATGACCAAGGCCTTCACGCCCGAGGGCATCGCCGACGGCAATGCGGTGCTCGGAAGGCTGTTCGGCTCCAAGGAGGTTTCCCGCGCGGTTGCGGCACAGGCAGCCCAGATGACCGGCATCGGCCAGGAAATCTACAAGCGCATGCTGCCGGCCATGGCGGATACGCTGATGGGCGGCCTGTTCAAGGAAACCAGCGGTCAGTTCCCGCAGATGGCCAATCCCTTCCTCAATACCGATATGGGCGAGATGATGCAGGGCTGGCTGCGGAGCATCGGCTTTGCGCCGAAGCAGCAGCCGACACCGCAGGCGAGCATCTTCGACAATCCCTTCACCCAGGCGATGGAGCTGATGTTCGGGGCCGATTCGGTCAAGCGCGGGAAGCCGGCGCAGACCAATCCGTTCCTCGACAATCCCTTTGCCAGGGCTTTTCAGGATATGATGAAGAACTTCCCGATGCCGGCAGAGCCGCCGAAGGAAGAGCCGAAGGCCAAGCCCGCCGCCGGCGTCGACATGGCCGCCTATACCGAGATGTTCAACGCCATGTTCGACAGCGGCCTGGAAGTGCAGAAGAGCTATCAGAAGAACATGGAAGCGATCTTCGACAGCTATTTGAAGACGCAGGATAAGCCAGCGCCGAAACAAGAGTGA
- a CDS encoding LysE family translocator, with translation MNGPNALYYPILTLLLASLVIMGSPGPSTISATAMGAAYGFRRSLGYVSGLIAGTVMVLLAVAAGIVAVLLSVPHGAFLLTAVSAVYILYLAFKIATAPPLSRRDDRAEAPAFSGGFLLAVANPKAYLAIAAVFAGVSLFQDQRLLDATVKIVLLTGMIVAIHMVWLFVGASLSGFLQNPRVSRIVNISLAILLIVATIVAVLE, from the coding sequence ATGAACGGTCCGAACGCCCTTTACTATCCTATACTGACTTTGCTTCTGGCCTCCCTGGTCATCATGGGAAGCCCAGGCCCCTCGACGATCAGCGCGACGGCGATGGGCGCGGCCTATGGCTTCCGGCGGTCGCTCGGTTACGTCTCCGGCCTGATCGCGGGCACCGTCATGGTCTTGCTGGCTGTGGCAGCGGGCATCGTTGCGGTCCTGCTGTCGGTGCCGCATGGCGCCTTCCTGCTGACGGCGGTCTCGGCCGTTTATATCCTGTATCTCGCCTTCAAGATCGCCACCGCGCCGCCATTGTCGCGCCGCGACGATCGGGCCGAGGCTCCGGCCTTTTCAGGCGGCTTCCTGCTGGCCGTCGCCAACCCCAAGGCCTATCTGGCGATTGCCGCCGTCTTTGCCGGGGTCAGCCTGTTTCAGGACCAGCGGCTGCTCGATGCAACCGTCAAGATCGTGCTACTGACGGGAATGATCGTCGCCATCCACATGGTGTGGCTTTTTGTCGGCGCTTCGCTGTCCGGTTTTCTTCAAAATCCAAGGGTCTCGCGGATCGTCAATATCTCGCTGGCGATCCTGCTGATCGTTGCAACTATCGTTGCGGTCTTGGAGTAG
- a CDS encoding DUF1127 domain-containing protein: MRTTDRTLELGLATPSLSLTARMMLAFANVTSVWRAIRNRREIHYLNELNDAQLRDVGLTRQDLDAALTTSTFFEDPSSHLTNSARRRTCLSAFSFRG, encoded by the coding sequence ATGCGCACGACAGATCGGACCCTTGAGCTCGGCCTTGCAACGCCATCGCTATCGCTGACGGCGCGCATGATGCTTGCTTTTGCCAATGTGACATCCGTCTGGCGCGCAATCCGAAATCGCCGAGAGATCCACTATCTGAATGAGCTGAACGATGCCCAGCTGCGGGACGTTGGCCTGACCAGGCAGGACCTCGACGCTGCGCTGACCACCTCGACCTTTTTCGAGGACCCGTCCAGCCATCTGACCAATTCCGCGCGTCGCCGTACGTGCCTCTCCGCCTTCAGCTTCCGCGGCTGA
- a CDS encoding aldo/keto reductase family oxidoreductase, with the protein MSSIDQSGSFTLGDRKVKRLGYGAMQLAGPGVFGPPKDHDTALAVLREAITSGVNHIDTSDFYGPHVTNQLIREALHPYRDDLTIVTKIGAQRGTDASWLPAFSADELKQAVHDNLRNLQLDVLDVVNLRVMLNPHHPSEGSIEAPLTALAELKRQGLVRHIGLSNVTRSQIAEGRTITEIVCVQNQYNLAHRGDDALVDELGRDGIAYVPFFPLGGFTPLQSSALSDVATRLEATPMQVALAWLLQRAPNILLIPGTSSLAHLKQNIAAAELELPEDAIAELDRIASASHA; encoded by the coding sequence ATGTCCAGCATCGATCAATCCGGCAGCTTTACCCTTGGGGACCGCAAGGTCAAACGGCTTGGCTACGGCGCCATGCAGCTCGCAGGCCCCGGCGTGTTCGGCCCGCCAAAGGACCACGACACCGCGCTCGCAGTCCTGCGCGAAGCGATCACCTCCGGCGTCAACCATATCGACACCAGCGATTTCTACGGTCCGCATGTGACCAATCAATTGATCCGGGAAGCGCTCCATCCCTACCGCGACGATCTCACCATCGTCACCAAGATCGGCGCGCAGCGCGGCACGGATGCATCCTGGCTGCCGGCTTTCTCCGCCGACGAGCTGAAGCAGGCGGTGCACGACAATCTGCGCAACCTGCAGCTCGACGTGCTCGACGTCGTCAATCTTCGCGTCATGCTCAACCCGCATCACCCAAGCGAGGGCTCAATAGAGGCACCGCTGACCGCCCTTGCGGAGCTTAAGCGGCAGGGTCTTGTGCGCCATATCGGGTTGAGCAATGTCACACGCAGTCAGATCGCCGAGGGCCGCACGATTACAGAGATCGTCTGCGTGCAGAACCAGTACAATCTCGCACATCGCGGGGACGACGCGCTGGTCGATGAACTGGGCCGCGATGGCATTGCCTACGTGCCCTTCTTCCCGCTCGGCGGTTTTACGCCGCTTCAGTCCTCAGCCCTGTCCGATGTGGCCACCCGTCTGGAGGCTACGCCGATGCAGGTGGCGCTCGCCTGGCTCTTGCAGCGCGCACCGAACATCCTCCTCATTCCGGGCACATCGTCGCTGGCCCACCTCAAGCAGAATATCGCAGCCGCCGAGCTCGAATTGCCGGAGGATGCGATCGCCGAACTCGATCGCATCGCCAGCGCCAGCCACGCCTGA
- a CDS encoding glutamate--cysteine ligase, which translates to MARDTTDQTPLSSVSEMTAYLAAGSKPEEKFRIGTEHEKFVFFRADNSPVPYFGDASISALLKGLQKKSGWDPIMDGDNIIGLGEPSGMGAISIEPGGQFELSGAPLETIHQTCKESNNHLATVREIAEPMGIRFLGVGGSPKWTLAETPRMPKSRYDIMTRYMPKVGTKGLDMMYRTCTIQVNLDFSSEADMRRKMRVSMKLQSLATALFASSPFTEGKPNGLSSWRGEIWKDTDNRRGGLLDFTFRDDFGFEDYVKWALDVPMYFVVRDGRYHDCTHVTFRQFMDGALKGEISDWEPTMGDWTNHLSTLFPDVRLKRFLEMRGADGGPWRRICALPAFWVGLLYDDEALTAADELTKDWSFDEVNALRDVVPAQGLKAAIKGHGLLDVAREVVGISRLGLKNRARLNGDGLDETVFLSPLDEVLAKKGTLADDLLMLYNGRWNQSVEPIFEEYQY; encoded by the coding sequence ATGGCGCGCGATACCACCGACCAGACTCCGCTCTCCTCGGTCTCGGAAATGACAGCCTATCTGGCTGCCGGCAGCAAGCCGGAGGAGAAATTCCGCATCGGCACGGAACACGAAAAATTCGTGTTCTTTCGCGCCGACAACAGCCCCGTGCCCTATTTCGGCGACGCCAGCATTTCCGCGCTCCTCAAGGGGCTGCAGAAGAAGAGCGGCTGGGATCCGATCATGGACGGCGACAACATCATCGGCCTCGGCGAACCCTCTGGCATGGGCGCGATCTCGATCGAGCCGGGCGGCCAGTTCGAACTCTCCGGCGCGCCGCTCGAAACCATCCACCAGACCTGCAAGGAATCGAACAACCATCTGGCGACGGTGCGCGAGATTGCCGAACCGATGGGCATTCGCTTCCTCGGCGTCGGCGGCAGCCCGAAATGGACGCTCGCCGAAACGCCGCGCATGCCGAAATCGCGCTACGACATCATGACCCGCTACATGCCGAAGGTCGGCACCAAGGGTCTCGACATGATGTACCGCACCTGCACGATCCAGGTGAATCTCGACTTCTCCTCGGAAGCGGACATGCGCCGCAAGATGCGCGTGTCGATGAAGCTGCAGTCGCTGGCAACCGCGCTCTTTGCCTCCTCCCCCTTTACCGAAGGCAAGCCGAACGGTCTTTCCTCCTGGCGTGGCGAGATCTGGAAGGACACCGATAACCGTCGTGGCGGCCTGCTGGACTTTACCTTCCGCGACGATTTCGGCTTTGAAGACTATGTGAAGTGGGCGCTCGACGTTCCCATGTATTTCGTCGTGCGCGACGGCCGCTATCACGACTGTACGCACGTCACCTTCCGCCAGTTCATGGATGGCGCGCTGAAGGGCGAGATATCGGACTGGGAACCGACGATGGGCGACTGGACGAACCATCTCTCGACGCTGTTCCCCGACGTACGCCTGAAGCGTTTCCTCGAAATGCGCGGCGCAGACGGCGGCCCCTGGCGGCGCATCTGTGCGCTGCCGGCCTTCTGGGTCGGCCTGCTCTATGACGACGAGGCGCTGACGGCTGCCGACGAGCTGACCAAGGACTGGAGCTTCGACGAGGTCAATGCGCTGCGGGATGTGGTGCCGGCGCAGGGTCTGAAGGCCGCCATCAAGGGCCATGGCCTGCTTGATGTCGCGCGCGAAGTGGTCGGCATTTCCCGCCTCGGCCTGAAGAACCGCGCCCGCCTGAATGGTGACGGACTGGACGAAACCGTCTTCCTTTCGCCGCTCGACGAAGTGCTCGCCAAGAAGGGTACGCTCGCCGACGATCTGCTGATGCTCTACAACGGCCGCTGGAACCAGTCGGTCGAGCCGATCTTCGAGGAATATCAGTACTGA
- a CDS encoding dienelactone hydrolase family protein produces MATVIFFHSVYGLRSLEHEAVERVQAAGHKAFAPDLYDGLIARSIDEGFEFKDEIGWPTICERAEWALAGLPATTVLAGFSMGAGVASSLWPKREKTAGVLLLHGLATIADNARKGLPLQLHLADPDPFEPAEEVAGWRQAADRSGISAEVFTYPGGGHLYTDASLRDYDAKAADLTWKRVIDFLNAIDTKG; encoded by the coding sequence ATGGCAACGGTGATCTTCTTCCACTCCGTCTACGGCTTGCGCTCGCTTGAGCATGAGGCGGTCGAGCGCGTGCAGGCGGCTGGACACAAGGCTTTCGCACCGGACCTCTATGACGGGCTGATCGCCCGATCGATCGACGAGGGCTTCGAATTCAAGGACGAGATCGGCTGGCCGACGATTTGCGAGCGCGCGGAATGGGCGCTGGCAGGCCTGCCGGCCACGACCGTGCTTGCCGGATTTTCGATGGGTGCCGGCGTCGCATCTAGCCTGTGGCCAAAGCGGGAGAAGACGGCCGGCGTCCTCTTGCTGCATGGCCTTGCCACCATTGCCGACAATGCCCGCAAGGGCCTGCCGTTGCAGCTTCATCTGGCCGATCCCGATCCGTTCGAACCGGCGGAGGAGGTCGCTGGCTGGCGGCAGGCGGCCGATCGATCCGGCATATCGGCGGAAGTCTTCACCTATCCAGGCGGCGGCCACCTCTATACCGATGCCAGCCTGCGCGACTACGACGCCAAGGCCGCCGATCTTACCTGGAAGCGCGTCATCGACTTCCTGAATGCCATCGACACTAAGGGTTGA
- a CDS encoding LysR substrate-binding domain-containing protein, with the protein MSERPPRRLPPLNALRAFDAVARRGSILKAADELGVVRGAVRQQLNLLETHFGMTLFDRENGRLVLTAKGKAFADSVGVALGILARASADLSIESRRSIRLGVPSAFVVWWLMPRAAGLQAALQNIDMDIVPMATVEPLAKRPDLEAVIMGGEYRPTRDITAIRFMEDEFGPVTTPELADRLGLSADVSVLAGAVALASRSAPSLWEDWFAESGHAPLRFAGNREFEDLLLAIGAARSGLGVAIAPRTAVGDDIDRGTLVAPYGFIRRPAGYSLCIRSGDVKDSALVRLADWLSRAGAEGI; encoded by the coding sequence ATGTCAGAACGACCACCCCGACGCCTGCCACCTCTGAATGCATTGCGTGCTTTCGACGCAGTGGCGCGGCGCGGCAGCATTCTGAAGGCAGCCGACGAGCTTGGAGTCGTGCGCGGCGCCGTCAGGCAGCAGTTGAATCTGCTGGAAACCCATTTCGGCATGACCTTGTTCGATCGGGAGAATGGCAGGCTGGTGCTGACGGCCAAGGGCAAGGCATTCGCTGATTCGGTCGGTGTCGCCCTCGGCATCTTGGCACGGGCTTCGGCCGACCTTTCGATCGAAAGCAGGCGGTCCATCCGGCTCGGCGTGCCCTCGGCTTTCGTGGTCTGGTGGCTGATGCCGCGCGCCGCCGGCCTGCAGGCAGCGCTTCAGAACATCGATATGGACATCGTTCCGATGGCAACGGTGGAGCCTCTGGCCAAGCGCCCGGATCTCGAGGCCGTCATCATGGGCGGCGAATACCGGCCGACGCGTGATATCACCGCGATCCGCTTCATGGAGGATGAATTCGGGCCGGTCACAACGCCGGAACTCGCCGATCGCCTCGGCCTCTCAGCCGATGTCTCGGTGCTCGCCGGTGCCGTCGCGCTCGCAAGCCGTTCCGCCCCGAGCTTGTGGGAGGATTGGTTTGCCGAAAGCGGTCATGCTCCCCTCCGCTTTGCCGGCAATCGCGAATTCGAGGATCTGCTGCTTGCGATCGGAGCGGCCCGTTCCGGGCTTGGCGTTGCCATCGCGCCGCGCACGGCCGTCGGTGACGATATCGATCGCGGCACGTTGGTGGCACCTTACGGCTTCATTCGAAGACCGGCCGGCTACAGCCTCTGCATCCGCAGCGGCGATGTGAAGGATTCGGCGCTCGTCCGGCTGGCCGATTGGCTGAGCAGGGCAGGGGCCGAAGGGATTTAG
- a CDS encoding ABC-F family ATP-binding cassette domain-containing protein, which translates to MLISIVLSNLSWSTPDGRPLLSHLDLSFGAERTGLVGRNGVGKTTLIKLVAGDLQPQSGSISFNGRLGILRQSVQVEAEETVADLFDATEALAVLKRAEAGEATNEELASADWTLEARIAAALDRVGLDVTPETPLVTLSGGQRTRCGLAALIVDDPDFLILDEPTNNLDRDGRAAVIDLLSGWRAGAIVISHDRELLDTMDAIVELTSLGASRYGGNWSQYRERKALELSAAEHDFAEAEKRVAEVERSAQATIERQARRDKAGRKMAAKGGIPRIMLGGMKERSEMTGGENTRLAERRRAQALQDAAAAREKIEILQPLTVKLPTSGLPANRIVLRMEGITAGYEPERPILRDFDFIITGPERVAVTGPNGSGKTTLLALTSGALEPWSGTVRVVHSALLDQRVSLLDPSLSIRDNFRRINPDADENACRAALARFMFRADAALQIVSSLSGGQLLRAGLACVLGGSVPPSLLVLDEPTNHLDIDSISAVEAGLRAYDGALLVVSHDEVFLDNIGIERRLELSARAVSDG; encoded by the coding sequence ATGCTCATATCCATCGTTCTATCCAATCTTTCGTGGTCCACGCCTGACGGCCGGCCGCTTCTTTCCCATCTCGATCTGAGCTTCGGCGCCGAGCGCACCGGCCTTGTCGGCCGTAACGGCGTCGGCAAGACGACCCTGATCAAGCTCGTCGCCGGAGACTTGCAGCCGCAGTCCGGCAGCATCTCCTTCAACGGTAGATTGGGGATCTTGCGCCAGAGCGTGCAGGTGGAGGCCGAAGAAACGGTTGCCGATCTCTTCGACGCGACCGAAGCCCTCGCCGTCCTGAAGCGGGCGGAAGCGGGCGAAGCGACGAATGAGGAACTCGCCTCGGCCGATTGGACGCTCGAGGCGCGCATCGCCGCGGCCCTTGATCGCGTCGGCCTCGACGTTACCCCGGAAACGCCTCTCGTGACGCTATCAGGTGGACAGCGCACGCGCTGCGGTCTGGCAGCCCTCATCGTCGACGATCCAGATTTCCTTATTCTCGATGAACCCACCAACAATCTCGATCGCGACGGTCGTGCCGCGGTGATCGATCTGCTCTCGGGCTGGAGGGCGGGCGCCATCGTCATCAGCCATGACCGCGAATTGCTCGACACCATGGATGCGATCGTCGAGCTGACATCGCTCGGCGCATCGCGCTACGGCGGTAACTGGAGCCAGTATCGCGAGCGCAAGGCGCTGGAGCTTTCCGCGGCCGAGCATGATTTCGCCGAAGCGGAGAAGCGTGTCGCCGAGGTGGAAAGAAGCGCCCAGGCAACCATCGAGCGGCAGGCCCGGCGGGACAAGGCTGGCCGGAAGATGGCGGCCAAGGGCGGCATACCGCGCATCATGCTCGGCGGAATGAAGGAGCGAAGCGAGATGACGGGCGGCGAAAATACCCGCCTTGCCGAGCGCCGTCGTGCCCAGGCTTTGCAGGATGCCGCCGCTGCCCGCGAGAAGATCGAGATCCTGCAGCCGCTGACCGTGAAACTGCCGACATCGGGATTGCCGGCAAACAGGATCGTCCTGCGGATGGAGGGCATCACCGCTGGATACGAGCCAGAACGGCCGATCCTGCGCGATTTCGATTTCATCATCACGGGGCCGGAACGCGTTGCCGTCACGGGACCGAATGGCTCGGGCAAGACGACGCTGTTGGCGCTGACATCAGGCGCATTAGAGCCCTGGAGCGGAACAGTGCGCGTCGTCCATTCCGCCCTGCTGGACCAAAGGGTCAGTCTTCTCGATCCATCGCTTTCGATCCGCGACAATTTCAGGCGGATCAACCCGGACGCGGACGAGAATGCCTGCCGTGCCGCGCTGGCGCGCTTCATGTTCCGGGCAGATGCCGCGCTGCAGATCGTCTCCAGCCTCAGCGGCGGCCAGCTTCTGCGCGCCGGGCTTGCCTGCGTGCTTGGCGGCTCGGTGCCGCCCTCGCTGCTGGTCCTTGACGAACCCACCAACCATCTGGATATCGATTCCATTTCAGCAGTCGAAGCTGGGCTGCGGGCCTATGACGGCGCGCTTCTGGTCGTCAGCCACGATGAGGTGTTTCTCGACAACATCGGAATAGAGAGACGGCTCGAGCTGTCTGCCCGAGCCGTCTCGGATGGCTGA
- a CDS encoding 16S rRNA (uracil(1498)-N(3))-methyltransferase, which produces MRANFRMQRLFVTADITAGIAIEVDQDQFNYLANVLRMEDGAELLIFNGRDGEWKVSTSFPSRKRILLTPVEQTRPQPAPSDLHYLFAPLKVGRLDYLVQKAVEMGAGLLQPVMTQHVQGKITNLDKVKANVIEAAEQCGILGIPEVAEPLKLAELLARWPRERRIIYCDEGDAGQNPLPLLTRVKEKHLALLVGPEGGFSEEERALLRSLDFVTAIPLGPRILRADTAAVAAMAVIQAVIGDWN; this is translated from the coding sequence ATGCGCGCCAATTTCCGCATGCAGCGGCTGTTCGTGACCGCAGACATCACGGCAGGCATCGCCATCGAGGTCGATCAGGATCAGTTCAATTATCTCGCAAACGTGCTGCGCATGGAGGATGGCGCCGAGCTGCTTATATTCAACGGCCGCGACGGCGAGTGGAAGGTCAGCACCTCCTTTCCCTCACGCAAACGCATCCTGCTGACGCCCGTCGAGCAAACAAGACCGCAGCCGGCCCCCTCCGACCTGCATTATCTCTTCGCGCCGCTGAAAGTCGGACGGCTCGACTATCTCGTGCAGAAGGCCGTGGAAATGGGCGCGGGCCTGCTGCAGCCGGTCATGACCCAGCATGTGCAGGGCAAGATCACCAATCTGGACAAGGTCAAGGCCAATGTCATCGAGGCGGCGGAGCAATGCGGCATCCTCGGCATTCCCGAGGTGGCCGAGCCGCTAAAGCTTGCCGAGCTGCTCGCCCGCTGGCCGCGCGAACGGCGTATCATCTATTGCGACGAAGGCGATGCCGGCCAGAACCCGCTGCCGCTGCTAACGCGGGTCAAGGAGAAGCACCTGGCTCTGCTTGTCGGCCCCGAAGGCGGCTTTTCCGAAGAGGAGCGCGCCCTGCTGCGCAGCCTCGATTTCGTCACCGCCATTCCGCTCGGGCCGCGCATCCTGCGCGCCGACACGGCCGCCGTCGCCGCCATGGCGGTGATCCAGGCTGTTATCGGCGACTGGAACTGA